From Homalodisca vitripennis isolate AUS2020 chromosome 1, UT_GWSS_2.1, whole genome shotgun sequence, the proteins below share one genomic window:
- the LOC124364920 gene encoding adhesive plaque matrix protein 2-like isoform X2 — protein MHWGCVFSLALALLLASVAGPGCEERQGCRIQQGQCLCGSGCIADYVYANKEECRTALRGRRGDVCQRSPCLNNGSCSQTTLAPGYKCRCEGTGFYGNRCQNACPRPGKSMLNHPVPFECIVI, from the exons ATGCATTGGGGCTGCGTTTTCTCCCTGGCTCTGGCACTACTTCTCGCATCCG TGGCTGGTCCAGGATGTGAGGAGAGGCAAGGATGCAGGATACAGCAGGGTCAGTGTCTCTGTGGTAGTGGCTGCATCGCTGACTATGTCTACGCCAACAAGGAGGAATGCAGAACTGCTCTTAGAG GAAGGAGAGGTGATGTCTGCCAACGCAGTCCCTGTCTCAACAACGGATCCTGTAGTCAGACAACTCTTGCACCCGGCTACAAGTGTCGGTGCGAGGGAACAGGCTTTTATGGCAATCGCTGTCAAAATG CATGTCCCAGGCCtggaaaatcaatgttaaacCACCCTGTGCCATTTGAATGTATCGTCATTTGA
- the LOC124364920 gene encoding adhesive plaque matrix protein 2-like isoform X1, protein MHWGCVFSLALALLLASAVAGPGCEERQGCRIQQGQCLCGSGCIADYVYANKEECRTALRGRRGDVCQRSPCLNNGSCSQTTLAPGYKCRCEGTGFYGNRCQNACPRPGKSMLNHPVPFECIVI, encoded by the exons ATGCATTGGGGCTGCGTTTTCTCCCTGGCTCTGGCACTACTTCTCGCATCCG CAGTGGCTGGTCCAGGATGTGAGGAGAGGCAAGGATGCAGGATACAGCAGGGTCAGTGTCTCTGTGGTAGTGGCTGCATCGCTGACTATGTCTACGCCAACAAGGAGGAATGCAGAACTGCTCTTAGAG GAAGGAGAGGTGATGTCTGCCAACGCAGTCCCTGTCTCAACAACGGATCCTGTAGTCAGACAACTCTTGCACCCGGCTACAAGTGTCGGTGCGAGGGAACAGGCTTTTATGGCAATCGCTGTCAAAATG CATGTCCCAGGCCtggaaaatcaatgttaaacCACCCTGTGCCATTTGAATGTATCGTCATTTGA